One window of the Actinomyces procaprae genome contains the following:
- a CDS encoding Sir2 family NAD-dependent protein deacetylase, translated as MSGRRTLAVTGAGISTDSGIPDYRGLGTTPVEPVDFQRFVTDPVWYRWVWARNHATWRLLDPLEPTPGHLALARLEEAGLLTGVATQNVDRLHSRAGQHTVWELHGAYDRVVCLSCGRLTSRAELDVRLSALNPGYPRESDPARVAITPEADRAAAEACDFTPARCERCGGLLKPDIVFFGEGLPAAMDEAMRAADHCDVVLVAGSSLAVLTGLWIVRQALAGGAELVVINRGPTAVDELATVRVEDGTSEFLTPLADRLIG; from the coding sequence ATGTCCGGACGCCGCACACTCGCCGTCACCGGCGCGGGCATCTCCACCGATTCCGGCATTCCCGACTACCGGGGATTGGGCACCACCCCCGTGGAACCGGTCGACTTCCAGCGGTTCGTCACCGACCCGGTCTGGTACCGGTGGGTGTGGGCGCGCAATCACGCCACCTGGCGGCTCCTGGATCCGCTTGAGCCCACACCCGGACACCTGGCGCTGGCACGGTTGGAGGAGGCCGGGCTGCTGACCGGCGTGGCCACGCAGAACGTCGACCGCCTCCACTCCCGGGCAGGGCAGCACACGGTATGGGAGCTGCACGGCGCCTACGACCGGGTCGTGTGCCTGAGCTGCGGGCGGCTGACCTCCCGCGCCGAACTGGATGTGCGCCTGAGCGCACTGAACCCCGGCTATCCGCGCGAGTCCGACCCGGCCCGCGTGGCCATCACCCCGGAGGCCGACCGGGCTGCGGCCGAGGCCTGCGACTTCACCCCGGCCAGGTGTGAGCGGTGCGGCGGCCTGCTCAAGCCGGACATCGTCTTCTTCGGCGAGGGCCTGCCCGCCGCGATGGACGAGGCCATGCGGGCCGCCGACCACTGCGACGTCGTCCTGGTGGCCGGCTCCAGCCTGGCGGTGCTGACCGGCCTGTGGATCGTGCGGCAGGCGCTGGCGGGCGGTGCCGAGCTGGTGGTGATCAACCGCGGCCCGACGGCGGTAGACGAGCTGGCCACGGTGCGCGTGGAGGACGGTACCAGCGAGTTCCTGACCCCACTGGCGGACCGGCTGATCGGCTGA
- a CDS encoding glutamine amidotransferase codes for MKPFLMLAARADDEPADAEYEAFLLRTGLDESSLIRHRLEAEPMPDIDLDDWSGIIVGGSPFNTSTPQEEKDPVQRRVEDELNALITRVLDADFPFLGACYGLGLLTQHQGGVVDGTYGEEVSYPQVQLTEAGRNDPLLEGMPAAFPAFVAHTEAVATPPVGGVVLASAATCPVQVLRVRTNLYATQFHPELDGDYLAHRLAFYAGHGYFDDDRLPEIQDEVRRQDVSDSWKVLSNFVARYAR; via the coding sequence GTGAAACCCTTCCTCATGCTGGCCGCCCGCGCCGACGATGAGCCCGCCGACGCCGAGTACGAGGCCTTCCTGCTGCGCACCGGACTCGATGAGTCCTCCCTGATCCGCCACCGCCTCGAGGCCGAGCCCATGCCGGACATCGACTTGGACGACTGGTCCGGCATCATCGTTGGCGGCTCGCCCTTCAACACCTCCACCCCCCAGGAGGAGAAGGATCCGGTGCAGCGGCGTGTCGAGGATGAGCTCAATGCCCTCATCACCCGTGTCCTGGATGCGGACTTCCCCTTCCTGGGCGCCTGCTACGGCCTGGGTCTGCTCACTCAGCACCAGGGCGGCGTGGTCGACGGAACCTACGGCGAGGAGGTCTCCTACCCGCAGGTGCAACTCACCGAGGCGGGGCGCAACGATCCCCTGCTTGAGGGCATGCCCGCGGCCTTCCCCGCCTTCGTCGCCCACACGGAGGCGGTCGCGACCCCGCCGGTCGGCGGGGTGGTGCTGGCCTCCGCGGCGACCTGCCCCGTGCAGGTGCTGCGGGTGCGAACCAACCTGTACGCCACGCAGTTCCACCCCGAGCTGGACGGCGACTACCTGGCTCACCGCCTGGCCTTCTACGCCGGCCACGGCTACTTCGATGATGACCGCCTGCCGGAGATTCAGGATGAGGTACGCCGTCAGGACGTTTCCGACTCCTGGAAGGTATTGTCGAACTTCGTGGCGCGTTACGCGCGCTGA
- a CDS encoding LytR C-terminal domain-containing protein — translation MSSSADPYAEYRRRLKHRQTIVIGGALTVMAAVTVVCLMIWSGVLPAFYDPGFSSADDDAAPIVQPCPPTDATTVEITSIPVNVYNGTDTTGLAGGVADTLGDAGITVNNTADWPKGDYSGEVQLTTSTAGLANAYTLAQVFTGSVIVQIDETQDANDPAVSVVLGDQYSTGILSAEEIGQLKAGQIISAPAGCVAATTAPEATEAAAENTDG, via the coding sequence GTGAGCTCCTCCGCCGACCCCTACGCCGAGTACCGGCGCCGCCTCAAGCACCGGCAGACGATCGTGATCGGCGGTGCACTGACGGTAATGGCCGCCGTGACCGTGGTCTGCCTGATGATTTGGAGCGGAGTGCTCCCAGCCTTCTACGATCCGGGTTTCTCCTCCGCGGATGATGACGCGGCCCCCATCGTCCAGCCCTGTCCGCCCACTGACGCCACCACGGTGGAGATCACCTCAATCCCCGTGAACGTCTACAACGGCACCGACACCACGGGCCTGGCAGGCGGCGTCGCCGACACCCTGGGAGACGCCGGAATCACCGTGAACAATACGGCGGACTGGCCCAAGGGCGACTACTCGGGCGAGGTGCAGCTGACCACCTCCACGGCCGGCCTGGCCAACGCCTACACGCTCGCGCAGGTGTTCACCGGCTCCGTGATCGTACAGATCGATGAGACGCAGGACGCCAATGACCCCGCAGTGAGCGTGGTGCTGGGAGACCAGTACTCCACCGGCATCCTCTCCGCCGAGGAGATCGGCCAGCTCAAGGCCGGCCAGATCATCTCCGCCCCCGCAGGCTGCGTCGCCGCCACCACCGCCCCGGAGGCGACCGAGGCCGCCGCCGAGAACACGGACGGCTAA
- a CDS encoding glutamine amidotransferase has product MKPFIMVSTRPELEAAQNEYDSFLAQGGLQPEYLQHVLLEEVDYSESFSAQDVSGVFIGGSPYDTSTPESAKTRTQLRVEDQVRELLAMSLKEGVPVLATGFGLEVLAGYLGTTTSREFGEQLGTTDVYLTAEGRQDPLLEGMPQTFTAFVGHHEGAIEVPPHATLLASSADCPVQMIRVGKSVYGTQFNPELDAERFAQRVSVYSDAGYGDPGLVDNILAEARSAQEHVAGRVIRNFVNHFGRDAQ; this is encoded by the coding sequence GTGAAGCCCTTCATCATGGTCTCGACGCGTCCTGAGCTTGAAGCCGCGCAGAACGAATACGACTCCTTCCTCGCCCAGGGCGGGCTCCAGCCCGAGTACCTCCAGCATGTGCTGCTGGAGGAGGTCGACTACTCCGAATCCTTCTCCGCCCAGGACGTCTCCGGCGTCTTCATCGGCGGCAGCCCCTACGACACCTCGACGCCGGAATCCGCCAAGACCCGCACCCAGCTGCGGGTGGAGGACCAGGTACGTGAACTGCTGGCCATGTCCCTCAAGGAGGGCGTGCCGGTGCTGGCCACCGGCTTCGGTCTGGAGGTGCTCGCCGGCTACCTGGGCACCACCACCTCCCGCGAGTTCGGCGAGCAGCTCGGCACCACCGACGTCTACCTCACCGCCGAGGGCCGCCAGGACCCGCTGCTCGAGGGCATGCCGCAGACCTTCACGGCCTTCGTCGGCCACCATGAGGGGGCGATCGAGGTACCACCGCACGCCACCCTGCTGGCCAGCTCGGCGGACTGCCCGGTGCAGATGATCCGGGTCGGCAAGAGCGTCTACGGCACCCAGTTCAACCCCGAGCTCGACGCCGAGCGCTTCGCCCAGCGCGTCTCCGTCTACTCCGACGCCGGCTACGGGGACCCGGGCCTGGTGGACAACATCCTGGCGGAGGCCCGCAGCGCGCAGGAGCACGTCGCAGGCCGGGTCATCCGCAACTTCGTCAACCACTTCGGCCGCGACGCCCAGTAG
- a CDS encoding DUF4190 domain-containing protein — MSSEQSDVVDPTRIVPADFVFPGTEQLNPREVFAGPGYQAPRQRTEPAAVAALACAVLSLIPGLGLLALGLGVLALRRLRNSYDTGHGQAWFAVIVGAATTIGWLWLWWMITQFP, encoded by the coding sequence ATGAGCTCCGAGCAGTCCGACGTCGTCGACCCCACCCGGATCGTCCCGGCCGACTTCGTCTTCCCAGGCACCGAGCAGCTCAACCCGCGGGAGGTATTCGCCGGCCCCGGCTACCAGGCACCCCGGCAGCGCACCGAGCCCGCCGCCGTCGCCGCCCTCGCGTGCGCCGTGCTCAGCCTCATCCCCGGCCTGGGCCTGCTGGCCCTCGGCCTGGGCGTGCTGGCGCTGCGACGCCTGCGCAACAGCTACGACACCGGCCACGGCCAGGCCTGGTTCGCGGTCATAGTCGGTGCCGCGACCACTATCGGCTGGCTGTGGCTGTGGTGGATGATCACCCAGTTCCCCTGA
- a CDS encoding DUF6177 family protein — MPRGTFTRPGASRDKQPTFKTTHPMLDAQIDNRARITRLPGPVVALTEPLADLLHRTAGSSQRTILVVPEHSAVTPAFDRFTDATGTIVLIQEDTTYRELRSGRLIPHLSQTLEVLDQPQLKISPRHMVQRDVRPNLIFSISAYHPARRTTRIGSVVELVTEHLLPDAELSWGGYEPAGAFWDRDALTGFCRAHMPTVHLVLAGHGYNGTLTGTLTVSRTDNGLEEYVELNLAGATPPTAYRDRAMALFRALSTEAKPQFALAMRTYARADTSLPVTMRRPPTPLAVLIGAPGIRQLGVDAARVASAHGGETTGYGRRRGLLVPLESNINADWQPLLDLVRALDGDAGNVSRALGAGDGKSATRGSAAPRP, encoded by the coding sequence ATGCCCCGCGGAACGTTCACCCGTCCCGGCGCGTCCCGGGACAAGCAGCCCACCTTCAAGACGACGCACCCGATGCTCGACGCCCAGATCGACAATCGCGCCAGAATCACCCGGCTTCCGGGCCCCGTCGTCGCCCTGACCGAGCCGCTTGCGGACCTATTGCACCGCACCGCCGGAAGCTCCCAGCGGACCATCCTGGTGGTCCCCGAGCACAGCGCCGTCACCCCCGCATTCGACCGGTTCACCGATGCCACCGGCACCATCGTGCTCATCCAGGAGGACACCACCTACCGCGAGCTGCGCTCCGGCCGCCTGATCCCGCACCTCTCGCAGACCCTGGAGGTCCTGGACCAGCCGCAGCTGAAGATCTCCCCGCGGCACATGGTACAGCGGGACGTCCGCCCCAACCTCATCTTCTCCATCTCCGCCTACCACCCGGCCCGGCGCACCACCCGGATCGGCAGCGTCGTGGAACTGGTCACCGAGCACCTGCTACCCGACGCCGAGCTGTCCTGGGGCGGGTACGAGCCGGCCGGCGCATTCTGGGACCGCGACGCCCTTACGGGCTTCTGCCGCGCACACATGCCCACCGTCCACCTGGTGCTGGCCGGCCACGGCTACAACGGCACCCTCACCGGCACCCTCACCGTCTCCCGCACCGACAACGGCCTGGAGGAGTACGTGGAGCTGAACCTCGCCGGGGCCACGCCGCCCACCGCATACCGCGACCGGGCCATGGCGCTGTTCCGGGCGCTGTCCACCGAGGCCAAGCCACAGTTCGCGCTCGCCATGCGCACCTACGCCCGCGCCGACACCTCCCTGCCCGTGACCATGCGCCGCCCGCCCACTCCCCTGGCGGTGCTCATCGGCGCGCCGGGCATACGGCAGCTCGGCGTCGACGCCGCCCGAGTCGCCTCCGCCCACGGCGGTGAGACGACCGGCTACGGTCGCCGCCGCGGCCTACTGGTGCCGCTCGAGTCCAATATCAACGCCGACTGGCAGCCACTGCTCGACCTGGTGCGCGCCCTGGACGGCGACGCCGGGAACGTGAGCCGGGCCCTCGGGGCGGGTGACGGAAAGTCCGCCACCCGGGGATCGGCCGCGCCGCGCCCCTGA
- a CDS encoding DUF6507 family protein — MSAWDIDPDGVAQVLSEEQTLVDSTPGQEGDFTSALNGVGIELENAIAPCTEASGMGTNSNGEELMQSALVASAIVDWFDTHKSDFESITTTISNVLNNTVSAVNAYQQHDEASALEFQRQAK, encoded by the coding sequence GTGTCGGCCTGGGACATCGACCCCGACGGCGTGGCGCAGGTGTTGTCGGAGGAGCAGACGCTGGTGGACTCCACCCCGGGGCAGGAGGGTGATTTCACCTCCGCATTGAACGGCGTAGGCATTGAACTGGAGAACGCGATCGCGCCGTGCACCGAGGCCAGCGGCATGGGCACGAACTCCAACGGGGAGGAGCTCATGCAGTCAGCGCTCGTGGCCAGTGCAATCGTCGACTGGTTCGATACGCACAAGTCCGACTTCGAGTCCATCACCACCACGATCAGCAATGTGCTGAACAACACCGTCAGCGCCGTCAACGCCTACCAGCAGCACGATGAGGCCTCCGCGCTGGAGTTCCAGCGCCAGGCCAAGTGA
- a CDS encoding NAD(P)H-binding protein, with translation MSRIVIVGGHGKVALLLAPLLVQRGDEVISLIRNPEHADDVAAAGATPLVVSVEDADEQELAAVFAGADAVVWSAGAAGKGGPQRTEAVDRDAAIRSMEAARAACVPRYVMVSFAASHGQDPVPADHPLRTYAMAKLAADRHLVASDLDWTIVGPGLLTLDEPTGRIDVGRFDGGAQAPTSRANVAAVVAAVLAEPASIGRVIPFRDGDTPIAAAVANVPAQYADLDS, from the coding sequence ATGTCCCGCATCGTCATTGTTGGCGGCCACGGCAAGGTCGCCCTGCTGCTCGCCCCGCTGCTGGTGCAGCGCGGTGACGAGGTCATCTCCCTCATCCGCAATCCTGAACATGCCGACGACGTTGCCGCCGCCGGCGCCACCCCGCTGGTCGTGTCCGTGGAGGACGCCGACGAGCAGGAGCTCGCCGCCGTATTCGCCGGCGCCGACGCCGTCGTCTGGTCCGCCGGAGCCGCCGGCAAGGGCGGCCCGCAGCGCACGGAGGCGGTTGACCGCGACGCCGCCATCCGCTCCATGGAGGCCGCCCGCGCCGCCTGCGTACCCCGCTACGTCATGGTGTCCTTCGCCGCCTCGCACGGCCAGGACCCGGTTCCGGCCGACCACCCGCTGCGCACCTACGCCATGGCCAAGCTCGCCGCCGACCGCCACCTGGTGGCCTCCGACCTGGATTGGACGATCGTCGGCCCCGGCCTGCTGACGCTGGATGAACCGACCGGCCGCATCGACGTCGGCCGCTTCGACGGCGGAGCGCAGGCGCCCACCTCGCGCGCCAACGTCGCCGCCGTCGTCGCCGCGGTGCTCGCCGAGCCCGCCAGCATCGGGCGGGTGATCCCCTTCCGGGACGGTGACACCCCCATTGCCGCGGCGGTCGCGAACGTCCCGGCGCAGTACGCCGACCTGGACAGCTGA
- a CDS encoding pore-forming ESAT-6 family protein, whose product MANQIDKRSYDVGASQEVQANFERVASRLETLINQRDSDVKAAMSQYQADGVSDEYQAKELRWKNAAGEVRGIIATLRQSMQTTDEGAQSTLQRARQAVDEIG is encoded by the coding sequence ATGGCCAACCAGATCGACAAGCGTTCCTACGACGTCGGCGCCTCCCAGGAGGTGCAGGCGAACTTCGAGCGGGTCGCCTCCCGGCTGGAGACCCTGATCAACCAGCGTGACAGCGACGTCAAGGCCGCCATGTCCCAGTACCAGGCCGATGGTGTCTCGGACGAGTACCAGGCCAAGGAGCTGCGGTGGAAGAACGCAGCCGGTGAGGTACGGGGGATCATTGCCACGCTGCGGCAGTCGATGCAGACCACGGATGAGGGTGCTCAGTCCACGCTGCAGCGCGCCCGCCAGGCCGTGGATGAGATCGGCTGA
- a CDS encoding purine-nucleoside phosphorylase encodes MATQPTAGVWEEDPDGASIVLSTGRQRHELLVIAEPCVLTELDEAWGRPASRVRLSFLPGVSAPAGPGQEDALCSYDRDGRGVLVARGRTSLFEGVPARRTTALARIAPGAGVRAALLVTCAVSLGDAAPGDFLTIGDHLNLTGAPLFPATTPQEASWDQNLAAEVAALDGVRDPAVVALTPGPVRPSHTEARVLAALGAEAAVTDTVAEAMALAARGVRVVGLAYVDAVAGGAEGRPAAGRRAAAVPPAVGLRQVPAPDVVLAAVEKMLAAAV; translated from the coding sequence GTGGCCACACAGCCCACAGCCGGAGTCTGGGAGGAAGACCCCGACGGCGCCTCGATCGTCCTGTCCACCGGTCGGCAGCGGCACGAGCTGCTGGTGATTGCGGAGCCGTGTGTCCTCACCGAACTCGACGAGGCCTGGGGTCGTCCCGCCTCGCGTGTGCGCCTGTCCTTCCTTCCGGGCGTGTCGGCCCCCGCCGGCCCCGGCCAGGAGGACGCCCTGTGCTCCTATGACCGCGATGGTCGCGGCGTACTCGTGGCGCGCGGTCGCACCAGCCTCTTCGAGGGCGTGCCCGCCCGCCGTACCACTGCTCTTGCCCGCATCGCCCCCGGTGCCGGCGTGCGCGCCGCCCTGCTGGTTACTTGCGCAGTGAGCCTGGGCGACGCCGCCCCGGGGGACTTCCTCACCATCGGTGACCACTTGAACCTGACCGGCGCTCCGCTGTTCCCAGCGACCACGCCGCAGGAGGCCTCCTGGGACCAGAATCTGGCTGCGGAGGTAGCCGCTCTCGACGGCGTGCGTGACCCCGCCGTCGTCGCCCTGACTCCCGGGCCGGTGCGTCCGAGTCACACGGAGGCCCGTGTGCTGGCCGCCCTGGGAGCGGAGGCCGCAGTCACCGACACGGTTGCCGAGGCGATGGCCCTGGCGGCTCGGGGTGTGCGCGTGGTCGGTCTGGCATACGTCGATGCTGTAGCGGGCGGTGCTGAGGGCCGCCCCGCCGCTGGTCGCCGCGCGGCCGCCGTGCCGCCCGCCGTCGGCCTGCGGCAGGTGCCCGCTCCCGACGTCGTCCTGGCCGCGGTGGAGAAGATGCTGGCGGCTGCGGTCTGA